Proteins encoded within one genomic window of Geotalea daltonii FRC-32:
- the cobA gene encoding uroporphyrinogen-III C-methyltransferase, with amino-acid sequence MTDIFPSKNDKGYVYLIGAGPGDPGLITVKGLECIARAEVILYDYLANPELLKHAAPAAELIYAGKIGGAHNHEQWQINELLVKKALQGKIVARLKGGDPFVFGRGGEECEALVAAGIPFEIVPGVTAGIGAAAYAGIPLTHRNFTTSVAFVTGHESPGKEASEIDWERLSLGSGTVVFYMGIKNLPLITRKMVENGRPAETPVALVRWGTRSDQEVLAGTLADIADKAKASSFKAPAITIVGEVVNLREKLRWFDNRPLFGTNIVVTRAADQAGDFSRLLAGFGATVHECPTIRIVPPESFTELDGAIAELVSFHWLVFTSYNAVSSFFCRLHELNLDTRAIGRCRVCAVGPKTAAALAPHGIKADLIPENYKAEGVVESFGKLDMQGKRVLFPKADRARDIIPVELERFGAEVVAPVAYCNVVPEELPASAMEALEKGQIDCITFTSSSTVQNLAAMVGENRLLKLLDGVAIASIGPITSKTCRELGLAVDIEPATYTLDALTAAIVNHFHSRR; translated from the coding sequence ATGACCGATATTTTCCCATCCAAAAACGACAAGGGCTATGTCTACCTGATCGGCGCCGGTCCCGGCGACCCCGGTCTCATAACCGTCAAGGGGCTGGAATGCATCGCCAGGGCGGAGGTGATTCTTTACGATTACCTGGCCAATCCGGAGTTGCTGAAACATGCCGCTCCCGCGGCCGAACTGATCTATGCAGGGAAGATCGGCGGGGCGCACAATCACGAGCAGTGGCAGATAAACGAACTTCTGGTGAAAAAGGCCCTGCAGGGAAAGATAGTGGCCAGGCTCAAAGGTGGCGATCCTTTCGTTTTCGGCCGTGGTGGCGAAGAATGCGAAGCCCTCGTCGCAGCAGGCATCCCCTTCGAGATCGTCCCCGGCGTTACGGCCGGTATCGGCGCCGCCGCCTATGCGGGTATTCCCCTTACCCACCGGAACTTTACCACCTCAGTGGCCTTCGTCACCGGCCATGAAAGTCCCGGCAAGGAGGCTTCGGAAATCGACTGGGAGCGCCTGTCGCTTGGGAGCGGTACGGTCGTCTTCTACATGGGGATCAAGAACCTTCCCCTCATCACCAGAAAGATGGTCGAAAACGGCAGGCCTGCCGAAACACCCGTGGCGCTGGTACGCTGGGGGACGCGGAGCGATCAGGAAGTGCTGGCAGGCACCTTGGCCGACATCGCCGACAAGGCAAAGGCATCATCCTTCAAGGCACCGGCCATCACCATCGTCGGCGAGGTGGTCAACCTGCGGGAAAAACTCCGCTGGTTCGACAACCGACCCCTCTTCGGCACCAACATCGTGGTCACCCGCGCCGCCGATCAGGCGGGAGATTTTTCACGGCTCCTGGCAGGCTTTGGGGCCACCGTCCATGAATGTCCGACCATTCGCATCGTACCCCCCGAAAGCTTCACGGAACTGGATGGGGCTATCGCCGAACTTGTGTCTTTTCACTGGCTAGTCTTCACCTCCTACAACGCCGTGAGCAGCTTTTTCTGTCGACTCCATGAACTGAACCTGGATACACGGGCCATCGGCCGCTGCCGCGTCTGCGCCGTCGGGCCTAAAACCGCCGCCGCCCTCGCACCCCACGGTATCAAAGCAGATCTGATTCCGGAAAACTATAAGGCGGAAGGGGTGGTCGAATCCTTCGGCAAGCTGGACATGCAGGGCAAAAGGGTCCTCTTCCCCAAGGCCGACCGCGCCCGGGACATCATTCCGGTAGAACTGGAAAGGTTTGGAGCGGAAGTGGTCGCTCCCGTCGCCTACTGCAACGTTGTTCCCGAAGAGCTCCCCGCTTCCGCCATGGAGGCACTGGAAAAGGGGCAGATTGACTGCATCACCTTCACCTCGTCCTCAACCGTCCAGAATCTGGCGGCCATGGTGGGTGAAAACCGCCTGCTCAAGCTGCTGGACGGCGTCGCCATCGCCTCCATCGGCCCCATTACCTCCAAGACCTGCCGTGAATTAGGCCTGGCCGTGGATATAGAGCCCGCCACCTACACCCTCGATGCGCTCACCGCCGCCATAGTCAATCATTTCCACTCTCGTCGCTGA
- a CDS encoding amidohydrolase yields the protein MNTPDLILHNGKISTLVEAQPEVTAVAIAGGRITAIGGEELLDSATDKTERIDLKGRRAIPGLNDSHMHVIRGGLSYNLELRWDGVPSLADGLRMLKEQAERTPPGQWVRVIGGWSEFQFAEKRMPTLEEINAVSPDTPVFVLHLYCRGLLNKAALRACGYTRDTPDPPAGEIQRDRSGNPTGLLIARPNAGILYATVGKQPKLPPEHQMNSSRHFMRELNRLGLTSLVDAGGGSQIYPDDYAIIEELHRRGEMTVRMAYNIFTQRPKEEKEDFLRCMKLTAPGKGDDFYRCNGAGEMLVYSAADFEDFLELRPDLPANLEKDLKDVVSLMAGSKWPFRIHATYDESISRMLDVFEEVNREIPFNGTQWFFDHCETISDKSMERVRALGGGIAIQDRMAFQGEYFLERYGKQAAERTPPIRKMLDLGIPVGAGTDATRVASYNPWLSLYWMVTGKTVGGASLYSNSNRLSREEALKLYTQGSSWFSGESGKKGAIAVGQLADMAVLTDDYFTVPEDRIKGIESILTVVDGRIVYGAGEFGNFGPPPLPVLPEWSPVKVYGGYGAPLDVRKAVRAGVPMTEHSAGCLSHGCLHTSRQPKTGKGKAPRFSELWGLGCDCFAF from the coding sequence ATGAATACGCCCGATTTGATTTTGCACAACGGAAAAATTTCCACCCTGGTCGAAGCTCAACCCGAGGTTACGGCCGTTGCCATTGCTGGGGGACGCATAACCGCCATCGGGGGGGAGGAACTGCTCGATTCCGCAACCGATAAAACCGAAAGAATCGACCTCAAGGGACGCCGGGCAATTCCCGGACTCAACGATTCCCATATGCATGTCATCCGCGGCGGCCTCAGCTATAACCTGGAACTTCGCTGGGATGGTGTGCCCTCTCTTGCCGATGGACTGCGCATGCTGAAAGAACAGGCTGAGCGCACGCCGCCGGGGCAATGGGTCCGGGTTATCGGCGGCTGGAGCGAATTTCAGTTCGCAGAAAAGCGTATGCCGACGCTGGAGGAGATCAATGCCGTATCTCCCGATACGCCTGTCTTTGTCCTGCACCTCTATTGCCGTGGCCTGTTGAACAAGGCAGCGCTGCGGGCATGCGGCTACACGAGGGACACCCCTGATCCCCCTGCGGGAGAAATACAGCGGGATCGAAGCGGCAATCCGACGGGGCTGCTCATTGCCCGTCCCAATGCCGGCATTCTCTATGCCACGGTCGGCAAGCAACCCAAACTACCCCCCGAACATCAGATGAATTCATCCCGTCACTTCATGCGCGAACTGAACCGCCTCGGCCTCACCAGCCTGGTGGATGCGGGGGGCGGATCGCAAATCTACCCGGACGACTACGCGATAATCGAGGAGTTGCACCGGCGCGGTGAAATGACCGTCCGCATGGCCTACAACATCTTCACCCAGAGGCCCAAGGAGGAAAAAGAGGATTTCCTGCGCTGCATGAAGCTGACAGCACCCGGCAAGGGGGACGATTTCTATCGCTGCAACGGCGCCGGCGAGATGCTGGTGTATTCGGCTGCGGACTTCGAGGATTTCCTGGAGCTCCGACCGGACCTTCCAGCCAACCTGGAAAAGGACCTGAAGGATGTAGTCTCGCTGATGGCCGGGAGCAAATGGCCCTTCCGCATTCACGCCACCTATGACGAGAGCATCTCGCGCATGCTGGACGTCTTCGAAGAGGTGAACCGCGAGATTCCTTTCAACGGGACGCAATGGTTCTTCGATCATTGCGAAACCATCTCCGACAAGAGCATGGAACGGGTGAGGGCACTTGGTGGCGGCATCGCCATTCAGGACCGCATGGCATTCCAGGGAGAGTACTTTCTGGAGCGTTATGGGAAGCAGGCGGCAGAGCGGACTCCTCCTATCCGGAAAATGCTTGATCTCGGCATTCCTGTCGGCGCCGGCACCGATGCGACACGGGTGGCGAGCTACAACCCCTGGCTTTCCCTCTACTGGATGGTAACCGGGAAGACGGTGGGTGGTGCCTCGTTATACTCGAATTCGAACCGGCTCAGCAGAGAGGAAGCATTGAAGCTCTATACCCAGGGCAGTAGCTGGTTTTCGGGGGAAAGCGGCAAAAAGGGTGCGATTGCCGTCGGTCAACTGGCCGATATGGCAGTGCTCACCGACGACTACTTCACGGTACCTGAAGATCGGATCAAGGGAATCGAATCGATTCTTACCGTCGTTGACGGAAGGATCGTTTACGGTGCCGGGGAATTTGGCAACTTCGGTCCTCCTCCGCTGCCGGTGCTGCCGGAATGGTCTCCTGTCAAGGTCTATGGCGGGTATGGGGCACCGTTGGATGTCCGCAAAGCAGTCCGCGCCGGCGTCCCGATGACGGAGCATTCAGCCGGGTGCCTCTCCCACGGCTGTCTCCATACAAGTCGGCAACCCAAGACTGGCAAAGGTAAGGCTCCGCGGTTTAGTGAATTGTGGGGCCTTGGCTGCGACTGCTTCGCCTTCTGA
- the pabB gene encoding aminodeoxychorismate synthase component I — translation MNEQHNQVLVRDCTAGHWLRFDHPVEVVQAYAVHEVLSCLKYVEEAVDRRGLYAAGMVAYEAAPAFDPGLQVRHDDGDLPLLWFGLYHGPQKATWVPPPSELTRPEVAWLASVSPEAYRSAFEQIKEHIKSGDTYQVNYTYRLRGSSSAATIHDFLGLLQDKSAPFGAALITPSFSILSASPELFFSLDGDLIESRPMKGTIARGLTQEEDCRQGQALQNSEKDRAENLMIVDMVRNDLGRIAETGSVHVTRLFTLEKYPTLWQMTSTVRGRTRASVTDIFAAMFPAASITGAPKNQAMQIIAKLETSPRRIYTGSMGFIAPGRRAQFNVAIRSMLFSGKENDVEYGTGGGIVWDSRWQNELAESRTKAAVLRTRPAGFSLLESILWNPEEGYRLLEHHLRRMAQSAAYFDYPMAENDLRRHLVDLSRRLQPFPHKVRLLLEQDGTFTSQAEPLIQSGTASPKEVPLAPFAVDKSDPFLYHKTTCRDVYRRCLAACSGYDDVIMYNGDGEVTESTIANVVVDLHGVLCTPPIRCGLLPGTFRQSLLEMKRIEEGIITLDQIHGHDVYLINSVRGMYRVKVASTPPIR, via the coding sequence ATGAACGAACAACATAATCAAGTCCTGGTACGGGACTGCACGGCGGGCCACTGGCTTCGGTTCGATCACCCCGTGGAGGTCGTACAGGCATATGCCGTCCATGAAGTGCTTTCCTGTCTCAAGTATGTGGAGGAGGCTGTCGACCGGCGCGGACTGTATGCCGCAGGAATGGTCGCTTACGAAGCTGCGCCCGCATTCGATCCTGGCTTGCAGGTGCGCCACGATGACGGTGATCTGCCGCTTCTCTGGTTCGGGCTTTACCATGGGCCGCAAAAGGCAACCTGGGTCCCTCCTCCATCGGAATTGACCCGGCCCGAGGTGGCCTGGCTTGCCTCGGTTTCGCCTGAAGCGTACCGTTCGGCTTTCGAGCAGATAAAAGAGCATATCAAAAGTGGCGACACCTACCAGGTGAACTACACCTACCGCCTGCGCGGTTCATCATCGGCAGCCACCATCCATGACTTCCTCGGCCTGCTGCAGGACAAGTCTGCACCGTTCGGCGCCGCTCTTATTACCCCGTCGTTTTCCATCCTCAGTGCCTCCCCGGAGCTTTTCTTCAGCCTTGACGGCGACCTGATCGAGTCCCGGCCCATGAAGGGGACCATCGCCAGGGGTCTGACCCAGGAGGAGGACTGCCGCCAGGGGCAAGCCCTGCAGAACTCGGAGAAGGACCGGGCGGAAAACCTGATGATCGTGGACATGGTGCGCAACGACCTGGGCCGGATCGCCGAAACCGGCAGCGTCCATGTTACCCGCCTCTTCACTTTGGAGAAGTATCCGACCCTCTGGCAGATGACCTCCACGGTCAGGGGGCGGACACGGGCATCGGTCACCGACATCTTTGCGGCCATGTTTCCTGCCGCTTCCATTACCGGAGCACCAAAAAACCAGGCCATGCAGATTATCGCCAAGCTGGAGACATCACCGCGACGGATCTACACGGGCTCCATGGGCTTTATCGCCCCCGGACGCAGGGCCCAGTTCAATGTGGCTATCAGGAGCATGCTTTTCAGCGGGAAAGAGAATGATGTCGAATACGGCACCGGCGGGGGAATTGTTTGGGATTCCCGTTGGCAGAACGAGCTGGCCGAATCACGCACCAAGGCGGCGGTGCTCCGGACGCGCCCGGCTGGTTTTTCGCTTCTGGAATCCATCCTCTGGAACCCTGAGGAAGGATACCGGCTGCTGGAACACCACCTGAGGCGCATGGCACAGTCGGCGGCATATTTCGATTATCCCATGGCCGAAAATGACCTGCGCCGGCATCTGGTCGACCTCTCCCGGCGGCTGCAACCATTTCCCCACAAGGTCAGGCTCCTCCTGGAGCAGGACGGCACCTTCACATCACAGGCTGAGCCGCTGATCCAGTCCGGCACCGCATCTCCCAAGGAGGTACCCCTTGCCCCCTTTGCGGTGGATAAGTCGGACCCGTTCCTCTATCACAAGACCACCTGCCGGGATGTGTACCGGCGATGTCTCGCCGCCTGCAGCGGGTATGACGATGTGATCATGTACAATGGGGACGGAGAGGTGACCGAATCGACCATTGCCAACGTGGTGGTCGATCTGCATGGGGTGCTGTGTACCCCGCCCATTCGTTGCGGTCTGCTGCCGGGAACCTTCCGCCAGTCACTCCTGGAAATGAAGAGGATCGAGGAAGGGATCATCACGCTGGACCAAATTCACGGTCATGATGTCTACCTGATCAACTCGGTACGGGGCATGTACCGCGTCAAGGTGGCATCCACGCCCCCGATCCGCTGA
- a CDS encoding radical SAM protein, with translation MDRHNGFEQGPIRPPSEASSLLLRVNRNCPWNRCTFCSIYKKSKFSLRPVDEVIHDIDCIHDFIIRLQDRGTSPAALQKNLSPGEEPAFYAAYNWLEGGMESIFLQDADSLVIRPENLLKILRHIRSRFPGVKRITSYARSDSVARIGDEMLKEIAAAGLNRIHIGMETASDTVLKLVRKGVTKETHISAGLKVKAAGIELSEYFLIGLGGTEFSQLHALESADALSRINPDFIRFRTLHLPDKITLYPDGDTRYRWAPDLTLAKEVLTLIEHLHGITSRMTSDHSYNLFQEIDGTLPQEQERLAGVLRTFIAMDREQQILFQVGKRAGYFLRLGDMADPGRVNQVRDICRQSDITPDNADERIHEIVQDRMRRGMPF, from the coding sequence ATGGACCGGCACAACGGATTCGAACAAGGCCCCATTCGCCCCCCCAGTGAGGCTTCCAGCCTGCTTTTGCGCGTCAACCGCAACTGCCCCTGGAACCGCTGCACCTTCTGCTCCATCTACAAAAAAAGCAAATTTTCCCTTCGCCCAGTGGACGAAGTCATCCACGACATCGACTGCATCCATGACTTCATCATCCGGTTGCAGGACCGGGGCACCTCGCCGGCCGCCCTGCAGAAGAACCTGTCGCCGGGGGAAGAGCCTGCTTTTTATGCCGCATACAACTGGCTTGAGGGGGGGATGGAGTCCATCTTCCTCCAGGATGCGGACAGCCTGGTGATCCGGCCGGAAAACCTCCTGAAAATACTTCGCCACATCCGGTCCAGGTTTCCCGGGGTGAAGCGGATCACCTCCTATGCCCGTTCCGATAGTGTGGCGCGCATCGGTGACGAGATGCTCAAGGAGATAGCCGCTGCCGGCCTGAACCGCATCCATATCGGCATGGAGACGGCTTCGGACACGGTTCTCAAGCTGGTGCGCAAGGGGGTCACCAAGGAGACTCACATCAGTGCCGGGCTAAAGGTCAAGGCGGCCGGCATCGAGCTTTCCGAATATTTCCTCATCGGCCTGGGGGGTACCGAATTCTCCCAACTGCACGCCCTGGAGTCGGCAGACGCCCTCAGCCGGATCAACCCCGATTTCATCCGCTTCCGGACGCTGCACCTGCCCGACAAGATCACCCTCTACCCCGATGGCGACACCCGCTACCGGTGGGCGCCCGATCTGACCCTCGCCAAGGAGGTCCTTACCCTCATCGAGCACCTGCACGGCATAACCAGCCGCATGACAAGCGATCACAGTTACAACCTTTTCCAGGAAATCGACGGCACCCTGCCCCAGGAGCAGGAGCGGCTGGCAGGCGTTCTGCGGACATTCATCGCCATGGATCGTGAGCAGCAAATCCTCTTCCAAGTGGGAAAACGGGCGGGATATTTCCTCCGCCTGGGAGACATGGCTGATCCCGGACGGGTCAATCAGGTGCGGGACATCTGCAGGCAGTCGGACATCACCCCGGACAACGCCGACGAGCGCATCCATGAGATAGTCCAGGACCGCATGCGCCGGGGGATGCCTTTTTAG
- a CDS encoding CapA family protein — MGRDKLITIFMCGDVMTGRGIDQILPHPGDPAIHEPYMKDARGYVALAEETNGLIPKSASFYYIWGDALEVLSSAAPDLRIINLETSVTKSDDYWQGKGINYRMSPDNFPAITAARIDFCSLANNHILDWGNSGLAETLSVLDKAHVKHGGAGRDLAEARMPAVFDVEGKGRVLVFSCGTESSGIPGKWGAGEKRAGVNLLPDLSRKTVGEVARMVQRLKRPGDLVVLSIHWGANWGYSITPDERAFAHGLVDDAGVDVIHGHSSHHVKGMEVYHGKPIIYGCGDFINDYEGIHGEERFRGDLSLMYFVSIDPESGRLARCTMKPMQMRQFRLHRASVRDELWLRELLNREGQKLGTRVERDDGVFVLHWQGGIS; from the coding sequence ATGGGCAGAGACAAGCTGATCACCATCTTCATGTGTGGCGACGTCATGACCGGGCGGGGGATCGACCAGATCCTTCCCCATCCCGGTGATCCCGCCATCCATGAACCTTATATGAAGGATGCGCGGGGTTATGTGGCCCTGGCCGAGGAAACCAACGGGCTGATTCCGAAGTCGGCCAGCTTTTACTATATCTGGGGCGATGCCCTGGAGGTGCTTTCTTCTGCCGCTCCCGACTTGCGCATCATCAACCTGGAAACCAGCGTCACCAAAAGCGACGACTACTGGCAAGGGAAAGGGATCAACTACCGCATGAGTCCGGATAATTTTCCTGCCATTACCGCTGCCCGCATCGACTTCTGCTCCCTGGCCAACAACCATATCCTAGACTGGGGCAATTCCGGCTTGGCGGAGACCCTGTCAGTTCTGGATAAAGCCCATGTAAAACATGGCGGGGCGGGGAGAGACCTGGCAGAGGCACGGATGCCTGCAGTGTTTGATGTGGAAGGAAAAGGGAGGGTGCTGGTTTTTTCCTGCGGCACGGAGTCGAGCGGCATTCCCGGCAAATGGGGGGCCGGCGAAAAAAGAGCGGGAGTGAACCTTTTGCCGGATCTTTCCCGGAAGACGGTGGGGGAGGTGGCCAGGATGGTGCAGCGGCTGAAACGTCCCGGGGACCTGGTGGTGCTTTCCATCCATTGGGGGGCCAATTGGGGCTACAGCATTACACCTGATGAGAGAGCTTTCGCCCACGGCCTTGTGGATGACGCAGGGGTGGATGTGATCCACGGCCATTCTTCCCATCATGTGAAGGGGATGGAGGTTTACCATGGCAAGCCGATCATTTACGGCTGCGGCGACTTCATCAACGATTACGAGGGTATTCATGGGGAGGAGCGCTTTCGCGGCGACCTGTCGCTCATGTATTTCGTCAGTATTGACCCGGAAAGCGGCAGGCTGGCCCGCTGCACGATGAAGCCGATGCAGATGCGGCAGTTTCGCTTGCATCGTGCATCGGTAAGGGATGAACTGTGGCTCAGGGAACTGCTCAACCGGGAAGGGCAGAAGCTGGGCACGCGGGTGGAGCGGGATGATGGGGTATTTGTATTGCATTGGCAGGGAGGAATCAGCTGA
- the hemC gene encoding hydroxymethylbilane synthase — translation MALKQLRIGTRASQLALWQANWVKSELEQRYPGMEVSLVKIKTIGDKILDVPLAQVGGKGLFVKEIEEAMLRGDIDIAVHSMKDVPTEFPEGLGLHCITEREDPRDAVISRGTKFADLPQGAKIGTSALRRQAQLLKVRPDMEMVIIRGNVETRINKLETEKLDAVILAAAGLKRLGFTEKVAEYLPTDLSIPAIGQGALGIECRLDNEEVKQTIDFFNHPATAYAVRAERALLWRCEGGCQVPIAAFGEVTGSDLKLVGFIASVDGKTSVRGTITGPAADCEKLGIKLAEQLLADGGHAILAEVYQREVSREKEIPV, via the coding sequence GTGGCACTAAAACAGCTGAGAATAGGTACCCGCGCCAGCCAGCTGGCACTCTGGCAGGCAAACTGGGTCAAGTCCGAACTGGAACAGCGTTATCCGGGCATGGAAGTATCGCTGGTGAAGATCAAGACCATCGGCGACAAAATATTGGACGTACCCCTGGCCCAGGTAGGGGGCAAAGGGCTCTTCGTCAAGGAGATCGAAGAGGCCATGCTCCGCGGCGACATCGACATTGCCGTGCACAGCATGAAGGATGTCCCCACGGAATTTCCGGAAGGACTCGGCCTCCACTGCATCACCGAGCGTGAAGACCCGCGCGACGCCGTTATATCCCGTGGCACCAAATTCGCCGACCTGCCCCAGGGTGCCAAGATCGGCACCAGTGCCCTGCGCCGTCAAGCCCAGCTGCTCAAGGTCCGCCCGGACATGGAGATGGTCATCATCCGCGGCAACGTGGAAACCCGCATCAACAAACTGGAAACCGAGAAACTGGATGCGGTCATTCTCGCCGCAGCAGGACTCAAAAGGCTTGGCTTTACGGAAAAAGTGGCCGAATATCTGCCGACCGACCTGTCCATCCCCGCCATCGGCCAGGGGGCACTGGGGATCGAGTGTCGCCTTGACAATGAAGAGGTGAAACAAACCATCGACTTCTTCAACCACCCCGCCACCGCCTATGCCGTCAGGGCCGAGCGGGCGCTGCTCTGGCGTTGCGAAGGGGGCTGTCAGGTACCCATCGCCGCCTTCGGCGAAGTCACCGGCAGCGACCTGAAACTGGTCGGTTTTATTGCCTCCGTAGACGGTAAAACGTCCGTACGCGGCACCATCACCGGACCGGCCGCGGACTGTGAAAAGCTGGGCATCAAGCTGGCCGAGCAGCTCCTTGCCGACGGCGGCCATGCCATCCTCGCCGAGGTCTATCAGCGGGAAGTATCCAGGGAGAAGGAAATCCCTGTTTAA
- a CDS encoding TetR/AcrR family transcriptional regulator gives MSEKGDKSRENIVDAAYALFKKKGFAATSINDLMAASGLKKGTIYFHFSGKEEIALLVLQRAREQLMEFLETVTTGATPADALENYFAGTIALHHSHEFIGGCIFGNAALEMADSNELLARFINQVFRDWTMKLRQIIAEGQGAGQVRDDLAADALAQQLVTATEGAIMLARLRKNDAPLRTCFDTFRALLALPQATNNIE, from the coding sequence ATGTCAGAAAAAGGGGACAAGAGCCGGGAAAACATTGTCGATGCGGCATACGCCTTGTTCAAGAAAAAAGGCTTTGCAGCAACCAGCATCAACGACTTGATGGCCGCCAGCGGTTTGAAGAAGGGGACCATCTACTTCCATTTCTCCGGCAAGGAGGAGATCGCCCTGCTTGTTCTGCAGCGTGCCCGGGAACAGCTTATGGAATTCCTGGAAACAGTGACTACCGGCGCGACACCCGCTGACGCGCTGGAAAACTACTTTGCCGGGACCATTGCATTGCACCACAGCCATGAATTCATCGGCGGATGCATTTTTGGCAATGCCGCCCTGGAAATGGCCGATTCTAATGAGCTGCTGGCCCGTTTCATCAACCAGGTGTTCCGGGACTGGACCATGAAACTGCGGCAAATCATAGCAGAAGGGCAAGGGGCTGGCCAGGTCAGAGATGATCTGGCGGCTGACGCCCTTGCCCAGCAGCTGGTAACGGCAACCGAGGGTGCCATTATGCTCGCCAGGCTTCGCAAAAACGATGCTCCCCTGCGAACCTGCTTCGACACTTTCCGCGCTCTGCTGGCCCTGCCGCAGGCCACTAACAACATTGAATGA
- the hemA gene encoding glutamyl-tRNA reductase, giving the protein MNIIVVGLSHKTAAVEIREKVAFSPTQMEKPLHALVSIPDITEGVIVSTCNRVEIYATTRDIAGGIARLKRFLADYHNFPLETLEPHLYSYHGEAATRHVFRVASSLDSMVVGEPQILGQIKTSYGYAAEYKSSGIILNRFLHKAFSVAKRVRTETKIASSAVSVAFAAVELAKKIFGDLSDKTVMLIGAGEMCELAAKHFINTGVRGVMVTNRTFERAVKLAEEFDGKAVNYEDLFDQLHKADIILSSTGAPHFIIKPKDIEDVIRRRKLKPMFFIDIAVPRDIDPKVNDIENIYLYTVDDLNGVVATNLEQRKKESEKAEAIVEQEIGQFFKWLSSLEVTPTIVALRSKFDEIRRAELAKTMANWKDLPPEGEKRLEALTNAIMNKLLHQPTSVLKRSDQGNRNDLYVDALRNLFDLETAPHEEMELGELEE; this is encoded by the coding sequence ATGAACATTATCGTTGTCGGGCTGTCCCACAAAACAGCCGCAGTTGAGATAAGGGAAAAAGTAGCATTTTCCCCGACCCAGATGGAAAAGCCGTTGCACGCACTGGTATCCATTCCGGATATCACCGAAGGGGTGATTGTCTCCACCTGCAACAGGGTTGAAATCTACGCCACCACCCGTGACATTGCCGGGGGCATCGCCCGCCTCAAGCGGTTCCTGGCCGACTATCACAACTTTCCCCTGGAAACCCTGGAGCCGCACCTCTACAGCTATCATGGTGAGGCGGCAACACGCCATGTTTTCCGGGTGGCATCAAGCCTGGACTCCATGGTAGTTGGCGAACCGCAGATCCTTGGCCAGATCAAAACCTCCTACGGCTATGCCGCCGAATATAAAAGCTCCGGCATCATTCTCAATCGTTTCCTGCACAAGGCCTTTTCAGTGGCCAAGAGAGTACGCACCGAGACAAAGATTGCCTCCTCAGCCGTTTCCGTGGCCTTTGCCGCCGTGGAGTTGGCAAAAAAGATCTTCGGTGATCTTTCCGACAAGACAGTCATGCTCATCGGCGCCGGGGAGATGTGTGAGCTGGCGGCCAAGCACTTTATCAACACCGGCGTGCGCGGCGTCATGGTCACCAACCGGACTTTCGAGCGGGCGGTAAAGCTGGCCGAAGAATTCGACGGCAAGGCAGTCAACTATGAGGACCTCTTCGACCAACTGCACAAAGCCGATATCATCCTCTCTTCCACCGGTGCGCCCCACTTCATCATCAAACCGAAGGATATCGAAGACGTCATCCGTCGCCGCAAGCTGAAACCCATGTTTTTCATCGACATCGCAGTCCCCCGCGACATCGACCCAAAGGTCAACGACATCGAGAACATCTACCTGTACACAGTGGACGATCTCAATGGCGTCGTCGCCACCAACCTGGAACAGCGGAAAAAGGAATCGGAAAAGGCCGAGGCCATCGTTGAGCAGGAGATCGGCCAGTTCTTCAAGTGGCTCTCTTCCCTTGAAGTCACCCCGACCATCGTTGCCCTTCGCTCGAAGTTCGACGAGATCCGCCGGGCCGAATTGGCCAAGACCATGGCCAACTGGAAGGACCTGCCCCCCGAAGGCGAAAAGCGGCTGGAAGCCCTGACCAATGCCATCATGAACAAGCTGCTTCACCAGCCGACCAGTGTCCTGAAACGGAGCGACCAGGGCAATCGCAACGATCTGTATGTGGATGCGCTGCGGAACCTGTTCGATCTGGAAACTGCCCCCCACGAAGAAATGGAGCTGGGTGAGCTGGAAGAATAG
- a CDS encoding DsrE family protein codes for MARKSITLAATALVFVASLLGSMNAWAGHSNDAAALKGVKQGKGIFLVDTDNPQKTALYLNLINETHKSLVAQKVRPDLVVVFIGPTVRFLTTVPDAELAAKHQDSLKSVAATVKELDGKGVRMEVCEIATGVFKVPAEKLLPGLKLVGNGFISLIGFQSKGYGLVPIF; via the coding sequence ATGGCACGAAAAAGTATCACACTGGCAGCAACCGCACTGGTATTTGTCGCCTCCCTGCTGGGGAGTATGAATGCCTGGGCTGGTCACAGCAATGATGCTGCAGCCCTCAAAGGAGTTAAGCAGGGAAAGGGGATATTTCTAGTGGATACGGACAATCCGCAGAAGACCGCCCTATACCTGAATCTCATCAACGAGACCCACAAAAGTCTCGTGGCGCAGAAGGTAAGACCCGATCTGGTCGTAGTTTTTATCGGTCCCACGGTCCGCTTCCTCACGACGGTGCCAGATGCGGAACTGGCGGCCAAACACCAGGATTCGCTAAAATCAGTCGCCGCCACCGTCAAGGAACTGGATGGGAAAGGGGTCAGGATGGAAGTGTGTGAAATCGCCACCGGCGTGTTCAAAGTCCCGGCAGAAAAGCTGCTGCCTGGTCTAAAACTGGTCGGCAACGGCTTCATTTCGCTGATCGGCTTCCAGAGCAAGGGTTATGGACTGGTGCCAATTTTTTAA